TCCGCGACCGGCACCGGATAGGCGGCGATGGCCTCCGCCGCCCGGCGGTAGGCTCGGGGCTTGTACTCGACGTCGTCGGCCTCGAGTAAGTCGGCGAACTCCTCGAAGCGCCCGGCGAGTTCGGCGTTCGTCGTCATACGCCCCTCCGGGAGGCCGCGTCGTCGTCGCTACCCAGCGCCTGTTTGAGAAAGGACAGCCAGCGTTTGGTGTCGGCGGCCTGCTGGGCTTTCTCCTCGCGTTCTAAGTCGGTCGGCCCGAGGCGCTGGAGGGCGTTCAGCGCCCGGTCGATGCCGATGATGCTGTTGGCGAGCTCCTCGCCCTCCTCGCGGCTGATGTCGCCCTCTTCGATCAGCTCGAGGCGCTCGAGGCGTTCCCGCCGCAGGTTTCGCTTCGCCTGCTCGACGCGCTCGCGTTCGCCCGGCGGCACCGTCTCCCGGCGCTTGATCTCGAAGACGAAGGTTCGGAGGTCGAACTCCTCACCCTGAACTTCGATCCGGTCGGGGATGTCCGCGCCGACGGTCGCCCCCTCGCGTTCGACGCGCTCGAGCAACTGCTTTCGCTCGTACGGTTGCACACCTCGAGTTGGGCCCGCGCGATGAAAAAGCTACGTCCGACCGTCCGAACTGGTCGGCCGTCTGGAACCCCAAACCCCATACCGGTTGGCCGCATACCCCCGGCCAATGGCCAGGTGCGACGTGTGTGGGAAACAGGAAAGCATGCCCTACAACTGTCGACACTGTGGGGGGACACACTGTGCCGAACACCGGCTGCCGGAGAACCACGACTGCAGGGGGTTGCAGAACTGGAACGATCCACAGGGGGTGTTCGACAGCGGGTTCGACGGTGGCGTGAACGGTGGGGGGACGTCGAAGTCCTCGAGCCTCTCCTCGAAGCTTCCGATCGACACGGGGCCAGGCGGGCCGCTGTCGTACTTCCGGGGGAACATGACGTACACGATCCTCCTGCTCATGTGGCTGACGTACGCCGCCCAGTTACTGGTGTTGCTCTTCGGCGGTCCGGGACTCCACCGGGCGCTGTTCGTTCTCTCCCCGCAGAACCCCGAGTACGTCTGGACGTGGGTTACGTCCATTTTCGCTCACTCGCCGTTCCCGGACCTCATGCACATCGTCTTCAACAGCATCGTGATCTTCTTCTTCGGGCCGATCGTCGAGCGCTACATCGGCTCGCGGAAGTTCGCGCTCCTGTTCGTCGCCAGCGGCGTCATCGCCGGTCTCAGCCAGATCGCCGTCCGATTCCTCGAGGGTCCCATTACCCCCACCACGCCCGGCGTTCTGGGTGCGAGCGGCGCGGCCCTGGCGATCCTCGGCGTCATCACGATCCTGAACCCGAGCCTCCGGGTCTATTTCTTTTTCATCATCCCGATGCCGCTGTGGATCCTCACGGCCGGCATCGCCATCATCAGCCTCGCGCTCATCGGCGGCGGTGCCGCCGGCCTGGGTGGGATCGCCCACGCTGCCCACCTCGTTGGGCTCGTGATCGGCCTCGCCTACGGCGAGTACGTAAAGCGAACGCAGAACGTCAGGGCGCCCAGCCAGCTGCAACTCGGTGGCCCCGGCGGTCCTGGCGGCCCTGGTGGTCCAGGCGGACCGGGTCGTCGCTTCTAACGCGCTTCGTCCACTGCTCACGATGGCCACACGCCCCGACCTCGCACCCGACCCCGACCGCACGCGCCAGGAGATGGAGGCGCTCCAGCACGAGATCGCCGACGTCGCCGTCTTCGAGGACGACCTCGAGGTCGACCCCGCGACGCTCGCCGATCCACTGGCCGCCACCGCGAGCGACGCCGACCCGCCGATCGTCGCCGGCGTCGATCAATCGTTCCTGCTCGAAGAGCCCGAGGACGAACGCGCCCTGAGCGCCGTCGTCGCCATGCAAGCCGGCGAGGTGGTCGAGCGAGTCCACGCCGTCACGCCCCTCGAGATCCCGTACGTCCCCGGCCTGCTCGCCTTTCGCGAAGGGGGGTCGATCCTCGAGGCGCTCGCAGCGCTGTCGGTTGACCCGGATCTCTTCCTGTTCGACGGCAGCGGCCGCATCCACTTCCGGCAGGCGGGCATCGCGACGCACGTGGGGGTCGTCCTCGACGTGCCGAGTATCGGGGTCGCCAAGAGCCTCCTCTGCGGCCGGCCACGTGAGGACACCGAGAAGCTACCGGCGGGCGCTCGAGTCGCTATCGAGGCGAACGCGCGGGTGGATGCCCCGGACGGCACGCTGCTGGGGTACGCCGTCCAGACGAAGCAGTACGACTCCCCGAATCGCCACGTCAACCCCCTCTACGTGAGCCCCGGCCACCGCGTCGGCCCCGAGACGGCCGCCGACGTCGCCCTCGCGTTCGCCTCGAGGTACAAACTCCCCGAGCCGATCCGGCTGGCTGACGCCTACGCCGATGAGGCGAAAGCCGAGCACTGACCCGCCGGTCGACCACGAGGTCGCTCGCTCGAGCGAACGAAGCGACCGGTCCGGGTACTCGCCTCAGACTCGAGTTCGAACGGAAAGCTACTTTTCGTTCTCCTGTTACGATCCGCTATGGCCCTCCAGTCAGCGAGTCGAACCGTCTGGCAATTCGTTCGGTCGCCGCGGACCTTCTTTGCGGAACAGCCAGCGGCGACGCGTCTCGCCGTCGGGTTCGTCGTCGTCCTCGCGTTCGCAATCGCCCTCGCGGGGAGCGTGACGTACCTCGGGGTGATGCTCGCCGGCACGATGGACGAGACGGTCACGGTGGACAATCCCGACCGGCCGCCCGAGTGGGTGTGCGACGGCTCCACTCCCGACGTTGGCGGGTCGAGCTTCGACGAGGGCTGTGACGAACCCGAGACGATCGAACGCGACGCCGGTGCGATCGTCCAGGAGGCCACGAACGAGGTGCTCCCGTGGCTGTTCGTGGGCCCGTTCGTCCTCTGGCCGATCGTCGGCGTGACGCTGTTCGTCGGTGCCCGGCTCGCCGACGGCGACGGTGGATTCGCCGAGACGCTCGCCGTCGCCGCCTGGGGAGCCGTCCCGGAGTTCGTCCGCCTCGCGGCCGGCCTCGTCGGCCTCCAGTACGTGCTCGGCCGAACCACGTTCACCGGCCCGGTCGAGACCTACCCCGACCAGCTGGCGAACGCGCTTGCACCCCTCGAGGCGCCCCTGCTCGTGGTCAGCCTCGCCGTCCTCGGCTGGCAGTGGGTGCTCCTCACCGCCGGGATCGAGGAGTGCCACGACCTCTCGCGGCCCGTCGCTGCGGTCGTCGTCGGAATTCCACTCGCTATCGGCGGCCTCCTGTTCGCCCTCTCCTGAGCCGACGACGCGAGCGGCACGGCTGCGCCGGCGAGACGAGTCGCCGACGCCCGCGAAAAATCGTCGGTACTTAGGTAGCTTCGCGTGAACGACACGCGCATGGCTAGCGCAGCGGAATCCGAGCAGCTCGACGAAGACGAGCCGCTCGTCGAGAGCGACTCGAGCGACGACACCGACTCGAGCACCACGACGGGCGCGCAAACGACGATGGACGAAGAGGCGACGGCAACCGGCGCGAGCGACCGACGGTACACCCGAAAGCGATGCGTCCTCATCACCGGCTGTTCGTCGGGGATCGGCCGCGCCACGGCGCGGGCGTTCCTCGAGGAAGACTGGCTGGTCGTCGCGACGGCGCGAAACCCCGATGACGTCGCCGACCTCGCCGAGGCGGGCTGTGAGACGATGGCCCTCGACGTGACGAAGCCCGACCAGGTCGCGACGGCCATCGAGGAGACCGTCGAGCTCGGCGGGGCGATCGACTGTCTCGTCAACAACGCCGGCTACGCCCAACTCGGGCCGCTCGAGGACGTCTCCACACGCGACCTCCACCGGCAGTTCGACGTCAACGTCTACGGCCCCCACCGGCTCACCCGCGCTGCCGTCCCCCACATGCGCGCCCAGGGCGAGGGCCGGATCGTCAACGTCTCGAGCGTGTACGGCCAGCTTTCGACCCCCGGTGCGGGCGCCTACGCGGGCTCGAAGTTCGCCCTCGAGGCGATGAGCGACGCCCTGCGAGCAGAGGTCGAGGAGTTCGGCATCGACGTGACCCTGATCGAGCCCGGCACAGTCGAGACGAACTTCGTCGAACGGACGAACGAGGAACTCCCCCGGAACCGGACGCCCGCCTACGAGTCGCTGTACGAACTCATCGACGACCTCAAGCTGATCGGCGGCGGCGGTCCACTGGCGCTCGACCCCGAGGACGTCGCCGCAGCGATCCTCGAGTCGGCGACCTGTTCTGCACCTCCGGCACGGTATCCCGTCGGCCCCGTCGCTCAGTTCGGCGGTTACGCCCGATACCTCCCCGATCGACTGCGCGACGCAGCCTACGGCATCGTCAGGAAACTCGTCTAGCGGCCCGTCTCCATCGCCGAGGCGACGACCGGAGCCGATCGCTTTTGCTGCTCGCCCGCGACTACTCGCCGTATGTTCCAGAATCGAGCCCGCCACGCGACCACCGGCGCTCGGAGCGCCGCCCTGGCCTGTCTCGAGGCCGGCATCGACGCCGCCCATCCCGGGCGCGTCCTCGAGGCGACGGTCGAACTCGAGGGCGACGTCCTCTGCATCCTCGAGACCGAGTACGACCTCACGGCGTACGATCGACTCGGCGTCCTCGGCGGCGGGAAGGCCGCCGGCGGGGTCGCGTCGGCACTCGAGTCGGTGCTCGGGACGCGGATCGACGACGGCGTCGCCGTGACGACGGACGGGGCGACGACCGATCGCGTGGCGGTCTGGACGGGCGATCACCCGATGCCGAGCGAGCGAAACGTCGCGGGGACGCGTCGCGTGCTCGAGCGCGCCGAGGCGGCCGACGAGGGGACGCTCGTCCTCGCGGTCGTCACCGGCGGGACGAGCGCACTGTGGTGTGCGCCCGCCGAGGGGCTCTCGCTGTCGGACCTGCGACCGACGACCGAGGCGCTGCTCGGCTCAGGAGCGTCGATCCACGAGATCAACGCGGTTCGAAAACACTGTTCGGCGATCAAGGGGGGTCGACTCGCCCAGGCAGCTACTCCGGCGACCGTCGCCACGCTCGCGATCAGCGACGTCGTCGGTGACGATCCCTCGGTGATCGGTAGTGGGCCAACGGTGCCCGATCCCAGCACGTTCGACGATGCACTCGCCGTCATCGACGATTACGACCTCCGTCGCGAGGTGTCCGACGCCGTCGTGGATCGACTCGAGCGTGGCGCGAACGGCGACCTCGAGGAGACGCCCACAGCCGAGGACGCGGCCTTCGACCGCGCCGGCTGGCACCTGCTCGCGAATAACCGGACGGCCGTCGACGCGGCGGCGACCGCCGCTCGCGAGCGAGGGTACGACCCGCTCGTTCTCTCGAGTCGCGTTCGCGGCGAGGCCCGGGAAGCCGGCCGGTTCCACGCCGCGGTGGGCGAGGAGGCCGCAGCCACGGGGGACCCCCTCGAGCCACCGGCCGTCGTGCTCTCGGGCGGCGAGACGACGGTGACGGTCCGCGGCGACGGAACGGGCGGGCCGAACCAGGAGGTCGCGTTGGCTGCGGCGCTCGAGTTCGCCAGCGAGGGGACCGACGCGGTGCTCGCGAGCGTCGACACCGACGGCATCGACGGGCCGACGACTGCCGCGGGGGCGATCGTCGATGGCGGGACGATCGAGGACGTCGACGAGGGGCGACGGGCGCTCGAGAACAACGACGCCTACGCGGCGCTCGAGGAGGTCGGTGCGCTGCTCGAGACTGGCTATACGGGGACGAACGTCAACGACTTGCGGGTGCTGGTGCTCGAGGGCTGACGGCTCGGCTCGTGTGGTCGTAACGGTGCCGTACTCCAGCCGTGGAAACGAGCCGCTGTCCAGCGTCGCGGTTCGTGGCGGCTTACGGCCTCGAACTCGTCGAATACGTGAACAATCACTATATCGGTTCGACGCGAACGCCGAGTCGTGAGTGACCTCCGGACGCTTCCCGACCGGGTGCTGACGCCTGCCGGACTCTCCCTCGGGCTCCTGGTACTCGGGACGGGGTACCCACTCTGGTTGCTGCGGTCCGGAGCGATGCCGTCGTTCGTCGAACTCGCTCCGTTCTTGCTCGCTGGCACCGTCGCCGGACTCGCGATCGATCGGTCCCTGGGTGACGGCGGCCTCGCAGCGGTCGTTCGCGGCGAACGACGGATCCTCGCGACTCAGCGAGACCGGCTCGCACGCCGGCTCGAGAACGCGACCGGGTTGTCCGTCGGGGCCGACCGGGACGACGGTGAGCCCGACGAGGTTGGCTGGTCGACACTCTGGATGCCCGTGTCGATGCTCTCGAGCGTCGGCACGCTCTGGTTTCTCGACGTCACCTCGCCGTGGGTCGTCGGGCTCGTCCTCGGCGTCGTGTGGTCACTGGCGAGCGTCCGGCTCGTGTGGTGGTTCTCGCCCGTCACCGACGGGATGAGGCGTCCGCCCCGTGGAGTCGACGTCACCGAGGAGCCGCACCGCTGATGGTCGGTCCGGAATCGACGCGCTCGAGGTCGGGGCTCACCGCAGACAGGCCGCCACGACGCCGAGCATCTCCTCGCCTCTGACCTCGTCGGCCAGGAGCGGCACCCGCCGAACGTCGGTCCCGCGGAACAGCTCGTGAGCCTCCGCGAGCGCCGTCTGCTGGACGTCCCAGCGACGCTGACAGAACGCACACGAGTCGAGGTCGGGCTGGAGGAACTCACCCTCGACGTCGTCGGTGACGTCGGCCAGGGGCTCCATCACCCGGTTGACAACCACCGTCCCGACGGGGATTTCGAACTCCTGGAGCTGGGCGCGCAGGCGCTTCGACTCGAGGACGCTCATCTCCTCGGGCACCATGACGATCCGGAAATCTGTCCGTTCGGGGTCACGAAGCGCCGCACGGAGCCGTTCGATCCGTTCGCGCAGTTCCTCGAGGTTCTCGAGGTCGGCGCCCGCGTCCGCGTCCTCGCCGCCGAACATCCCCTTAAAGCTCTCCATCATGCCGCTGAGACGCTGGCGGAAGGTAATGAGCCGCCCCATCATCGTGTCCATGATCTCGGGTAACTGAAGCAGCCGCAGGGTGTGGCCCGTCGGGGCCGTGTCCACGACGACGCGCTCGAACCGGTCGTCGTCTAAGTACTCGAGTAAGGTCTGCATCGCCACGGCCTCGTCCGCCCCGGGCATCGCACCGCCGAACATCGCCTCCATCGGGGACTCCCCGCCGAAGGCGTCGCCGAGGTCGCCCGCTTCGGCACCGAGTCCGCCCAGTCCGCCGCCAAGGCCGCCCAGTCCGCCCTCGGCGTCGAAGACGGTCTGGCCCTCCTCGAGGGCTGCGTCGGGATCGATCTCGGCGGCGAACAGCGGGGCGTCCTCGTCGATTCGCTCGGGTCGGGGACCGATCTCGCGCTCGAACGTGTCCGACAGCGAGTGGGCGGGGTCGGTCGAGACCACGAGCGTGCGCACGC
This portion of the Natronobeatus ordinarius genome encodes:
- a CDS encoding DUF5788 family protein, encoding MQPYERKQLLERVEREGATVGADIPDRIEVQGEEFDLRTFVFEIKRRETVPPGERERVEQAKRNLRRERLERLELIEEGDISREEGEELANSIIGIDRALNALQRLGPTDLEREEKAQQAADTKRWLSFLKQALGSDDDAASRRGV
- a CDS encoding rhomboid family intramembrane serine protease gives rise to the protein MARCDVCGKQESMPYNCRHCGGTHCAEHRLPENHDCRGLQNWNDPQGVFDSGFDGGVNGGGTSKSSSLSSKLPIDTGPGGPLSYFRGNMTYTILLLMWLTYAAQLLVLLFGGPGLHRALFVLSPQNPEYVWTWVTSIFAHSPFPDLMHIVFNSIVIFFFGPIVERYIGSRKFALLFVASGVIAGLSQIAVRFLEGPITPTTPGVLGASGAALAILGVITILNPSLRVYFFFIIPMPLWILTAGIAIISLALIGGGAAGLGGIAHAAHLVGLVIGLAYGEYVKRTQNVRAPSQLQLGGPGGPGGPGGPGGPGRRF
- a CDS encoding endonuclease V, giving the protein MATRPDLAPDPDRTRQEMEALQHEIADVAVFEDDLEVDPATLADPLAATASDADPPIVAGVDQSFLLEEPEDERALSAVVAMQAGEVVERVHAVTPLEIPYVPGLLAFREGGSILEALAALSVDPDLFLFDGSGRIHFRQAGIATHVGVVLDVPSIGVAKSLLCGRPREDTEKLPAGARVAIEANARVDAPDGTLLGYAVQTKQYDSPNRHVNPLYVSPGHRVGPETAADVALAFASRYKLPEPIRLADAYADEAKAEH
- a CDS encoding Yip1 family protein — encoded protein: MALQSASRTVWQFVRSPRTFFAEQPAATRLAVGFVVVLAFAIALAGSVTYLGVMLAGTMDETVTVDNPDRPPEWVCDGSTPDVGGSSFDEGCDEPETIERDAGAIVQEATNEVLPWLFVGPFVLWPIVGVTLFVGARLADGDGGFAETLAVAAWGAVPEFVRLAAGLVGLQYVLGRTTFTGPVETYPDQLANALAPLEAPLLVVSLAVLGWQWVLLTAGIEECHDLSRPVAAVVVGIPLAIGGLLFALS
- a CDS encoding SDR family oxidoreductase, whose amino-acid sequence is MASAAESEQLDEDEPLVESDSSDDTDSSTTTGAQTTMDEEATATGASDRRYTRKRCVLITGCSSGIGRATARAFLEEDWLVVATARNPDDVADLAEAGCETMALDVTKPDQVATAIEETVELGGAIDCLVNNAGYAQLGPLEDVSTRDLHRQFDVNVYGPHRLTRAAVPHMRAQGEGRIVNVSSVYGQLSTPGAGAYAGSKFALEAMSDALRAEVEEFGIDVTLIEPGTVETNFVERTNEELPRNRTPAYESLYELIDDLKLIGGGGPLALDPEDVAAAILESATCSAPPARYPVGPVAQFGGYARYLPDRLRDAAYGIVRKLV
- a CDS encoding glycerate kinase type-2 family protein, whose protein sequence is MFQNRARHATTGARSAALACLEAGIDAAHPGRVLEATVELEGDVLCILETEYDLTAYDRLGVLGGGKAAGGVASALESVLGTRIDDGVAVTTDGATTDRVAVWTGDHPMPSERNVAGTRRVLERAEAADEGTLVLAVVTGGTSALWCAPAEGLSLSDLRPTTEALLGSGASIHEINAVRKHCSAIKGGRLAQAATPATVATLAISDVVGDDPSVIGSGPTVPDPSTFDDALAVIDDYDLRREVSDAVVDRLERGANGDLEETPTAEDAAFDRAGWHLLANNRTAVDAAATAARERGYDPLVLSSRVRGEAREAGRFHAAVGEEAAATGDPLEPPAVVLSGGETTVTVRGDGTGGPNQEVALAAALEFASEGTDAVLASVDTDGIDGPTTAAGAIVDGGTIEDVDEGRRALENNDAYAALEEVGALLETGYTGTNVNDLRVLVLEG
- a CDS encoding ArsA family ATPase, translating into MSGLDVEPVDETDADEADDHSIEVTPTEAIDDEERATIDVEPSDEPVDGPDYVLYGGKGGVGKTTMAAATALDSARRGVRTLVVSTDPAHSLSDTFEREIGPRPERIDEDAPLFAAEIDPDAALEEGQTVFDAEGGLGGLGGGLGGLGAEAGDLGDAFGGESPMEAMFGGAMPGADEAVAMQTLLEYLDDDRFERVVVDTAPTGHTLRLLQLPEIMDTMMGRLITFRQRLSGMMESFKGMFGGEDADAGADLENLEELRERIERLRAALRDPERTDFRIVMVPEEMSVLESKRLRAQLQEFEIPVGTVVVNRVMEPLADVTDDVEGEFLQPDLDSCAFCQRRWDVQQTALAEAHELFRGTDVRRVPLLADEVRGEEMLGVVAACLR